One window of Halichondria panicea chromosome 7, odHalPani1.1, whole genome shotgun sequence genomic DNA carries:
- the LOC135339129 gene encoding receptor expression-enhancing protein 5-like has translation MSSSSSSPPPANKFQGLKDTVHKFLHQKNAFTDILGTIEGTTKVKREYMFYGLILFLCVYLVIGYGAGLIVNLLGFIYPAYKSCKAIDSVEKDDDTQWLTYWVVYSAFGIAEYFTDMFLSWLPFYFLAKCGFLIWCMMPIANNGSMFIYQKIIRPFVVKHEKTLDAAFDSATQLAKDAGKSVASAAKDAVGNVDLATLQKAKDTVESFTSEESKKDD, from the exons ATGTCTTCTTCTAGTAGCTCTCCCCCCCCAGCCAACAAGTTTCAGGGTCTGAAGGATACGGTGCACAAATTTCTCCACCAAAAGAATGCCTTCACTGATATTCTGGGTACCATTGAGGGCACTACGAAAGTCAAGAGAGAGTACATGTTCTATG GCTTGATTTTGTTTCTGTGCGTGTACCTGGTGATTGGATACGGTGCTGGACTTATTGTCAATCTACTCGGGTTCATCTACCCTGCCTACAAATC ATGCAAGGCTATTGACTCTGTTGAAAAGGATGACGACACACAATGGCTGACCTACTGGGTGGTGTACTCTGCCTTTGGTATTGCCGAGTACTTTACAGACATGTTCCTGTCATGGTTACCTTTCTACTTCCTGGCTAAG TGTGGATTCCTGATCTGGTGCATGATGCCCATTGCCAACAACGGCTCTATGTTCATCTATCAGAAGATTATCAGGCCGTTTGTGGTCAAACACGAGAAAACACTGGATGCAGCCTTTGACTCTGCCACACAGCTTGCCAAGGATGCGGGCAAATCAG TTGCTTCTGCTGCCAAGGATGCTGTGGGAAACGTTGACCTAGCCACACTTCAGAAAGCCAAGGATACCGTTGAATCCTTCACGTCTGAAGAGTCTAAGAAAGACGACTAG
- the LOC135339121 gene encoding NACHT, LRR and PYD domains-containing protein 12-like, with protein MATKDQNQELTIDDLKTEMKLTDEQLNTVIKEPDLPELAACFDNVHKGYLEKLELLPGEQTDVRTRAYVDGTLAGMLLALKYWILTNGLDATFQALLLIILSLLKENVAVQVCKYLSDKCSTSCPPSRERVLLNHKLSSYRDYLQSRYISTSATQWSPVPTNKVFKLAMIQKEKIQRGRIDDEYFRLSITGKIDDILLQKTPVNLINIFSEIRDRRRNFVLIEGAPGSGKSTLALHICQEWAKGKLFQEFDIAILVRLRDPLVRDASTISDILPCTNKAMANETETAIMSLYGKGVLWVLDGWDELPSYLPRDSIINKLIRPDMSRESPLHESAVIVTSRPSSSAELHPLVSSRVEVLGFTPHQLEQYFTECLEGDSQAVQTLLERIRENPMVEGSCYLPLNASIVVNCFLSDNHSLPTSNHGIFTSVVQNSLKRYLQDRLGKTTPVGDITSPDSMPSEIRTQTVQMCQLAYHGIEKNKGTFSDSDLAALHITKEISNIGLLQTVPSIISDGHLVYYCFLHLSIQELLAAIHISLMSSKTQISVFQKLFGNPRFSAVFQFYAGITKLSTSRPILSLLPRFLCPVPATVFDLVRKIVKTEKEKAVWYGEPKPLLLSLINCLYEAEDLQLCVFVANLLNHNIDLDNTTMNPIDCLSVGYFASACSNTSNGFTLSLHSCSIGDQGCKFLARGLSKCSHSHSQISLNLSKNDFQEEGIHHIAEIIENTSSISELNLSHNPIGSSGLSTLCEALSTNTSLKGLDLSNCSLSLDDHGAIPRLLNTNTILESLDLSYNVIGNTELKNLCEALSTNTSIKSLDLGICSLTISDDNGAALYQLLNTNNSIEHLYLYGNTVTSCRHIAAGLAVNKTLRILHLNSCKLTDQSIEELSTGLISKIKTLYIWGNDSITEDGMKTLARHLTTHCSELTVLWIPGHLRFCIETVFRDANKERKRNGLPEINVLCTRDLIDQ; from the exons ATGGCCACTAAAGATCAAAATCAAG agctcacaattgatGATCTGAAGACGGAAATGAAACtaactgatgagcagctcaatactgtaataaaggaaccagatctacccgagttagcagcatgtttcgataATGTTCACAAAGGCTATCTTGAAAAACTAGAGCTCTTACCTGGAGAACAAACTGACGTGAGGACTAGAGCATATGTAGACGGCACTCTGGCAGGAATGTTGCTGGCTCTGAAATACTGGATATTGACCAACGGACTAGACGCCACTTtccaagctctgctactcatcatACTCTCCCTGCTCAAAGAAAACGTTGCTGTTcaagtgtgcaagtacttgtctgacaaat GCTCCACCTCGTGTCccccctcccgagagagggtcctgctgaaccacaagctgtcctcgtacagggactacctacaaagtcgctacatatccacatcagccacacaatggTCTCCCGTCCCAACAAACAAAGTGTTCAAACTGGCAATGATCCAGAAGGagaaaatacagagaggaagaatcgaTGATGAATATTTTAGACTATCAATCACAGGAAAAATCGATGATATTttacttcaaaaaactccAGTTAACTTGATTAACATATTCTCGGAGATTAGAGATAGAAGAagaaactttgtgttgattgaaggagctcccggctctggcaagagcacccttgctctacacatctgtcaggagtgggcaaaggggaaactgtTTCAAGAGTTTgatattgcaatcctcgtgagactgagagatccaCTTGTTAGAGACGCCAGTACAATTTCTGACATACTTCCCTGCACAAACAAAGCGATGGCTAATGAAACAGAGACTGCAATTATGTCACTGTATggcaaaggtgtactgtgggtgctggACGGATGGGATGAGCTTCCTTCTTACCTCCCTAGAGACTCAATCATCAACAAACTAATCCGACCAGACATGTCACGAGAAAGTCCGCTACACGAATCAGCTGTGATTGTAACATCTCGACCATCATCTTCggctgagctccacccactagtctcgtccagggtggaggtgttggggttcactccacatCAACTAGAGCAATATTTCACCGAGTGTCTGGAaggtgactcacaagctgtgcagactctactggagagaattcgagagaacccaatggtagaaggtagctgctacctccccctcaatgcttccattgtCGTTAATTGCTTCCTTTCTGACAACCACTCACTCCCCACATCCAACCACGGGATATTTACATCAGTTGTCCAGAACTctctcaagagatacctcCAGGATAGGTTGGGGAAGACCACTCCTGTGGGAGACATCACATCCCCAGACTCAATGCCCTCAGAAATCAGAACGCAGACTGtacaaatgtgtcaacttgcatatcaTGGGATTGAAAAAAACAAAGGGACATTTTCTGACAGTGATTTAGCCGCTCTTCACATTACGAAGGAGATTTCAAACATTGGATtattacaaactgttcccagtatcattagcgatggtcatctggtttactactgctttctccacctgtctattcaagagctactagcagcaatccacatctctctcatgTCTTCCAAAACACAAATTTCTGTCTTCCAGAAGCTGTTTGGGAATCCTCGATTCAGTGCAGTCTTCCAGTTTTATGCTGGTATTACCAAACTGAGTACTAGTAGACCAATCCTCAGCTTGCTACCTCGATTCTTGTGTCCAGTTCCAGCCACTGTTTTTGATCTGGTCAGAAAGATTGTCAAAACTGAGAAAGAGAAGGCTGTGTGGTATGGTGAGCCGAAGCCTCTTTTGTTGTCcctcatcaattgtttgtacgaagctgaagacttgcaactgtgtgtgtttgtggctaatcTTCTTAATCACAATATAGATCTTGAtaacactacaatgaatcctATTGACTGCCTCTCTGTTGGATATTTCGCATCAGCTTGTTCCAACACCAGTAATGGATTCACACTTAGCCTCCACAGTTGCTCTATTGGTGAccaaggctgcaaatttctggcTCGAGGACTTTCCAAGTGTTCACACTCTCACTCCCAGATTAGTCTTAATCTTTCTAAAAATGATTTTCAAGAAGAAGGGATACACCACATTGCTGAGATTATCGAGAACACTAGTTCAATATCTGAATTGAATTTGTCTCATAATCCCATTGGCAGCAGTGGACTTAGCACACTCTGTGAGGCCTTGTCAACTAACACATCATTAAAGGGTCTTGATCTCTCCAACTGCTCACTATCTCTCGACGATCACGGAGCAATCCCTCGTCTACTAAACACAAACACTATTCTTGAAAGCCTCGATTTGTCATACAATGTTATTGGTAACACTGAGCTGAAGAATCTCTGTGAGGCCTTGTCAACTAACACATCAATAAAGAGCCTGGACCTGGGCATCTGCTCACTAACAATATCAGAcgacaatggagctgccctctatcaacttctgaatacaaacaattccATCGAACATCTTTATTTGTATGgtaacacagtgactagctgtcgtcacattgctgctggacttgcagtcaataagactctgagaaTATTGCACTTGAATTCCTGTaaactgactgatcagagtatcgaggagctatcaactggactgatcaGCAAGATTAAAACACTGTACATTTGGGGTAATGActcaataacagaagatggaatgaagacgcttgccagacatctaaccacccactgctctgaactgacaGTATTGTGGATACCCGGCCACCTAAGATTCTGTATCGAGACAGTATTCAGGGAcgctaacaaagagaggaagagaaatggactacccGAGATTAATGTACTATGTACTCGAGACTTAATTGACCAATGA
- the LOC135339125 gene encoding serine incorporator 2-like isoform X2 — protein sequence MCLDILCCCIGPAACGLCCCGSKVKSSVVTRLLYMTFLVGVLVVSSIMLAPSVQTGLANTEVLCKGVNVTVPVLNPLVPAIPINSLVRCDQFVGYLAVYRICMAVASFFFILMLMMICVCSSKDPRSYIQNGFWLIKWLVVIGLVVGFFFIPEGANFVFSQVSLGIGLFASIIFIVVQVVILVDFAHSWAENWIERAEENDNKAWYILMLVFSVIFYIGSAVAIILLYVFFTELASCTWNKVFISGTLVFSVIVSIVAILPWVQKVQPKSGLLQASVVTAYCTYLTWSAVATEPYGDQADCHLHNSTINLALYGEHSTPSSLAASIVGIIVLFISVGYICFSLSSQKQLRKLKGGAKDDSEGSLVCCDCLSPDEEPDDETEDDDEKEGKLRLRSVNDEKTRVTYSYSFFHFLMMLAVLYFMMQLTNWGDPGNADTEHFQNTWASTGVKIASAWLCFIIYLWTLIAPLVLGSCRDFDYAEE from the exons ATGTGTCTGGACATTTTGTGTTGCTGTATCGGACCAGCGGCTTGTGGGCTATGCTGTTGCGGGAGCAAAGTCAAGAGCTCAGTAGTCACTCGCCTCTTGTACATGACCTTCCTTGTTGGTGTACTGGTTGTCTCTTCAATCATGTTAGCACCGTCAGTTCAAACGGGCTTAGCAAACACT GAAGTACTCTGTAAAGGTGTAAACGTGACAGTACCAGTCCTGAACCCGCTGGTACCTGCAATACCCATAAACAGCCTTGTCAGATGTGACCAGTTTGTCGGCTACCTTGCTGTCTACCGTATATGCATGGCCGTGGCCTCATTCTTCTTTATACTCATGCTCATGATGATCTGTGTGTGCAGCAGCAAGGACCCTCGCTCTTACATACAGAATGG GTTCTGGCTCATCAAGTGGCTGGTGGTCATCGGACTAGTGGTAGGGTTCTTCTTCATCCCTGAGGGAGCAAATTTTGTCTTCTCGCAAG TGAGCTTGGGTATTGGACTGTTTGCGTCTATCATCTTCATTGTGGTTCAAGTCGTCATCCTCGTGGACTTTGCTCATAGTTGGGCAGAAAACTG GATTGAGCGTGCTGAGGAGAATGACAACAAGGCGTGGTACATTCTCATGCTGGTCTTCTCCGTCATCTTCTACATTGGTTCTGCTGTTGCCATTATCCTACTCTATGTGTTCTTCAcagag CTTGCCAGCTGCACATGGAACAAGGTGTTCATCAGTGGCACTCTAGTGTTTTCTGTGATTGTCTCCATAGTCGCCATCCTACCGTGGGTGCAGAAAg ttcagCCCAAGTCTGGCCTCCTGCAAGCCTCAGTGGTGACTGCTTACTGTACGTACCTCACATGGTCGGCCGTTGCCACAGAGCCCTATGGTGACCAAGCCGACTGTCATCTGCACAACAGCACCATCAATCTGGCTCTGTACGGGGAACACAGTACTCCTAGTTCCCTGGCAGCCTCCATTGTAGGCATAATTGTACTATTCATCAGTGTCGGCTATATCTG TTTCAGCTTGTCTAGTCAGAAGCAGCTTCGTAAACTCAAAGGAGGGGCCAAGGATGACAGCGAG GGTTCACTTGTCTGCTGCGATTGTCTCTCACCAGATGAGGAACCTGATGATGAAACAGAGGATGACGACGAAAAGGAGGGGAAGCTTCGATTGAGGAGCGTCAACGATGAGAAGACTCGTGTGACGTACAGCTACTCGTTCTTTCATTTCTTGATGATGCTTGCCGTGCTCTACTTCATGATGCAGTTGACCAACTGGGGAGA CCCAGGCAATGCTGACACCGAACATTTCCAAAACACTTGGGCCTCCACTGGGGTCAAGATAGCCTCAGCCTGGCTCTGTTTCATTATCTACTTGTGGACTCTCATTGCACCTCTTGTTCTGGGATCATGTCGAGATTTTGACTACGCTGAAGAATAA
- the LOC135339125 gene encoding probable serine incorporator isoform X1, translating into MCLDILCCCIGPAACGLCCCGSKVKSSVVTRLLYMTFLVGVLVVSSIMLAPSVQTGLANTEVLCKGVNVTVPVLNPLVPAIPINSLVRCDQFVGYLAVYRICMAVASFFFILMLMMICVCSSKDPRSYIQNGFWLIKWLVVIGLVVGFFFIPEGANFVFSQVSLGIGLFASIIFIVVQVVILVDFAHSWAENWIERAEENDNKAWYILMLVFSVIFYIGSAVAIILLYVFFTELASCTWNKVFISGTLVFSVIVSIVAILPWVQKVQPKSGLLQASVVTAYCTYLTWSAVATEPYGDQADCHLHNSTINLALYGEHSTPSSLAASIVGIIVLFISVGYICFSLSSQKQLRKLKGGAKDDSEHSLLGVGDENVYLHEEPDDETEDDDEKEGKLRLRSVNDEKTRVTYSYSFFHFLMMLAVLYFMMQLTNWGDPGNADTEHFQNTWASTGVKIASAWLCFIIYLWTLIAPLVLGSCRDFDYAEE; encoded by the exons ATGTGTCTGGACATTTTGTGTTGCTGTATCGGACCAGCGGCTTGTGGGCTATGCTGTTGCGGGAGCAAAGTCAAGAGCTCAGTAGTCACTCGCCTCTTGTACATGACCTTCCTTGTTGGTGTACTGGTTGTCTCTTCAATCATGTTAGCACCGTCAGTTCAAACGGGCTTAGCAAACACT GAAGTACTCTGTAAAGGTGTAAACGTGACAGTACCAGTCCTGAACCCGCTGGTACCTGCAATACCCATAAACAGCCTTGTCAGATGTGACCAGTTTGTCGGCTACCTTGCTGTCTACCGTATATGCATGGCCGTGGCCTCATTCTTCTTTATACTCATGCTCATGATGATCTGTGTGTGCAGCAGCAAGGACCCTCGCTCTTACATACAGAATGG GTTCTGGCTCATCAAGTGGCTGGTGGTCATCGGACTAGTGGTAGGGTTCTTCTTCATCCCTGAGGGAGCAAATTTTGTCTTCTCGCAAG TGAGCTTGGGTATTGGACTGTTTGCGTCTATCATCTTCATTGTGGTTCAAGTCGTCATCCTCGTGGACTTTGCTCATAGTTGGGCAGAAAACTG GATTGAGCGTGCTGAGGAGAATGACAACAAGGCGTGGTACATTCTCATGCTGGTCTTCTCCGTCATCTTCTACATTGGTTCTGCTGTTGCCATTATCCTACTCTATGTGTTCTTCAcagag CTTGCCAGCTGCACATGGAACAAGGTGTTCATCAGTGGCACTCTAGTGTTTTCTGTGATTGTCTCCATAGTCGCCATCCTACCGTGGGTGCAGAAAg ttcagCCCAAGTCTGGCCTCCTGCAAGCCTCAGTGGTGACTGCTTACTGTACGTACCTCACATGGTCGGCCGTTGCCACAGAGCCCTATGGTGACCAAGCCGACTGTCATCTGCACAACAGCACCATCAATCTGGCTCTGTACGGGGAACACAGTACTCCTAGTTCCCTGGCAGCCTCCATTGTAGGCATAATTGTACTATTCATCAGTGTCGGCTATATCTG TTTCAGCTTGTCTAGTCAGAAGCAGCTTCGTAAACTCAAAGGAGGGGCCAAGGATGACAGCGAG CACTCTCTACTGGGCGTTGGAGATGAAAATGTTTACCTAC ATGAGGAACCTGATGATGAAACAGAGGATGACGACGAAAAGGAGGGGAAGCTTCGATTGAGGAGCGTCAACGATGAGAAGACTCGTGTGACGTACAGCTACTCGTTCTTTCATTTCTTGATGATGCTTGCCGTGCTCTACTTCATGATGCAGTTGACCAACTGGGGAGA CCCAGGCAATGCTGACACCGAACATTTCCAAAACACTTGGGCCTCCACTGGGGTCAAGATAGCCTCAGCCTGGCTCTGTTTCATTATCTACTTGTGGACTCTCATTGCACCTCTTGTTCTGGGATCATGTCGAGATTTTGACTACGCTGAAGAATAA